The proteins below are encoded in one region of Paenacidovorax monticola:
- a CDS encoding HPF/RaiA family ribosome-associated protein: MQVQVHTDDKIQGGESLARWVQEECVARLERFRDHLTRVEVFLTDVDAGKSGANDKRCRIEARAAGRDPVAVAADADKVADAFTGAVDKLVRALDHDLGRAKDRNGRETIRMAAAE, translated from the coding sequence ATGCAAGTGCAGGTCCACACCGACGACAAGATCCAGGGCGGCGAATCGCTGGCCCGCTGGGTGCAGGAGGAATGCGTGGCGCGGCTGGAGCGGTTTCGCGACCATCTCACGCGCGTGGAGGTGTTCCTGACCGACGTGGATGCGGGCAAGTCCGGCGCGAATGACAAGCGCTGCCGCATCGAGGCCCGCGCCGCAGGCCGCGACCCCGTGGCCGTGGCGGCCGATGCCGACAAGGTGGCAGATGCCTTCACCGGCGCCGTCGACAAGCTCGTACGTGCCCTGGACCACGACCTGGGGCGCGCCAAGGACCGCAACGGCCGCGAGACCATCCGCATGGCGGCCGCGGAGTGA
- a CDS encoding CHASE2 domain-containing protein, whose amino-acid sequence MRATASRARSLGATLAGALVALALVWAASFTRPWHALEYKTFDFLTALAAPLRATQPVVILAIDEPTFQELGRPWPFPRSLHAQLLQRLQADGARAIGFDVVFADPTAEAEDAALERAIAQAGPVVLAAAREKVDSGNAVLWTDVPPLRRFVQAGALPGDAVVEPDEDFVVRRASTPPDSLAMQLARQARQRQGAGAAELAPLELIAYRGPRGTFDTRSYYQAVLPGLLPPGFFKDKIVLVGRSALTATELQAAQADLFNAPFAAVGGERLFPGVELQATQVDNLLAPERLRAAPEGWSVALVAGLLCALVWAGWRWHPGAAAALAGGLTLGTGLLSWALFTGPRLWLPPLAPMAAAVAMYGATALVGYARARRRARQTRAMFAQYVPPEVVSRLVAQPELLRLGGESREVTLMFTDLANFTTLSEQLSAEQTVEVLTGYFNAMTPIIHRTGGTVDKFIGDAVMAFWGAPLDDPEHAAHAVEAAIAMQQAMERLVADLRARGLPAIHMRIGLHSGRVVVGNVGSDQRFSYTAIGDAVNLAARLEGANKAFGTGILLSQATAGRLPARGGLRALDDVIVKGKTEPVRVYTPCADAALCTLSAEALDAFAARRWDDAESRLRALLLALPGDPAAGRLLRRLSEARALPADAPWSPAEALDKL is encoded by the coding sequence ATGCGCGCTACCGCTTCTAGAGCGCGCTCCCTGGGGGCTACGCTGGCCGGCGCGCTCGTGGCGCTGGCGCTCGTGTGGGCGGCCTCGTTCACGCGGCCCTGGCATGCGCTTGAGTACAAAACCTTCGACTTTCTGACGGCGCTCGCGGCGCCGCTGCGTGCCACGCAGCCGGTGGTGATTCTGGCCATCGACGAACCCACGTTCCAGGAACTCGGGCGCCCCTGGCCCTTTCCGCGCAGCCTGCACGCGCAGCTGCTGCAGCGGCTGCAGGCGGACGGCGCGCGGGCCATCGGCTTCGACGTGGTCTTTGCCGACCCCACCGCAGAGGCGGAAGATGCGGCGCTGGAGCGCGCCATCGCCCAGGCCGGGCCCGTGGTGCTGGCGGCCGCGCGCGAGAAGGTGGACAGCGGCAACGCCGTGCTCTGGACCGACGTGCCGCCGCTGCGCCGCTTCGTGCAGGCCGGGGCGCTGCCGGGCGACGCCGTGGTGGAGCCCGATGAGGACTTCGTGGTGCGCCGCGCGAGCACGCCGCCGGACAGCCTGGCCATGCAGCTCGCGCGGCAGGCACGCCAGAGGCAAGGGGCGGGCGCGGCGGAGCTGGCTCCGCTCGAACTCATCGCTTACCGCGGGCCGCGCGGCACGTTCGACACGCGCTCGTACTACCAGGCCGTGCTGCCGGGGCTGCTGCCGCCGGGCTTCTTCAAGGACAAGATCGTGCTCGTGGGCCGCTCGGCGCTCACGGCCACCGAGCTCCAGGCCGCGCAGGCCGATCTGTTCAACGCGCCCTTTGCCGCGGTGGGCGGCGAGCGGTTGTTTCCGGGGGTGGAGCTGCAGGCCACGCAGGTCGACAACCTGCTCGCGCCCGAGCGGCTGCGCGCGGCGCCCGAGGGCTGGTCGGTGGCGCTCGTGGCCGGCCTGCTGTGCGCGCTCGTGTGGGCGGGCTGGCGCTGGCACCCCGGCGCGGCGGCGGCGCTCGCGGGCGGGCTGACGCTGGGCACGGGGCTGCTGTCCTGGGCGCTGTTCACGGGGCCGCGCCTGTGGCTGCCGCCGCTGGCGCCCATGGCGGCGGCCGTGGCCATGTACGGCGCCACGGCCCTCGTGGGCTATGCGCGTGCGCGGCGCCGCGCGCGCCAGACGCGGGCCATGTTCGCGCAGTACGTGCCGCCCGAGGTGGTGTCGCGCCTCGTGGCGCAGCCCGAGCTGCTGCGTCTCGGAGGGGAGTCGCGCGAGGTCACGCTCATGTTCACCGACCTCGCGAACTTCACCACGCTGTCCGAGCAGCTCAGCGCCGAGCAGACCGTGGAGGTGCTCACGGGCTATTTCAACGCGATGACACCCATCATCCATCGCACGGGCGGCACGGTGGACAAGTTCATCGGCGACGCGGTCATGGCCTTCTGGGGCGCGCCGCTGGACGACCCGGAGCACGCCGCGCATGCCGTGGAGGCCGCCATCGCCATGCAGCAGGCCATGGAGCGCCTGGTGGCCGACCTGCGCGCGCGCGGCCTGCCGGCCATCCACATGCGCATCGGCCTGCACAGCGGGCGCGTGGTGGTGGGCAACGTGGGGTCGGACCAGCGCTTCTCGTACACCGCCATCGGCGATGCCGTGAACCTCGCGGCGCGGCTGGAAGGCGCGAACAAGGCCTTTGGCACGGGCATCCTGCTGTCGCAGGCCACGGCCGGGCGGCTGCCCGCGAGGGGGGGGCTGCGTGCGCTCGACGACGTGATCGTCAAGGGCAAGACCGAGCCCGTGCGCGTGTACACGCCCTGCGCCGACGCGGCCCTGTGCACGCTCAGCGCCGAGGCGCTCGATGCGTTCGCGGCGCGCCGCTGGGACGACGCCGAGAGCCGCCTGCGGGCCCTGTTGCTGGCCTTGCCGGGCGACCCGGCGGCCGGGCGGCTGCTGCGGCGCCTGAGCGAGGCGCGCGCGCTGCCCGCAGATGCGCCCTGGTCCCCGGCCGAGGCACTCGACAAGCTCTGA